In one window of Notolabrus celidotus isolate fNotCel1 chromosome 17, fNotCel1.pri, whole genome shotgun sequence DNA:
- the LOC117828898 gene encoding polypyrimidine tract-binding protein 2-like isoform X1, with the protein MDGISDVAVGVKRGSDELSMYNSPNSGMSSISDGTSNGSDSKKLRVEEAPPSRVLHIRKLPNEASETEVIALGLPFGKVTNILTLKGKNQAFLEMGTEEAAITMVNYYTTVTPHVRNVPVFIQYSNHKELKTDAGNQRTQAVLQAVSAVQSGGSPSSDVQEALAAASSPVLRIIIDNMFYPVTLDVLQQIFSKFGTVMKIITFTKNNQFQALLQFSDPVNAQQAKLALDGQNIYNSCCTLRIDFSKLVNLNVKYNNDKSRDYTRPELPAGDGQPSIDPTVAAAFSKDSNSLLGKIPGALNPLSAAAAAAAAAGRVALAGQAGSSGVLLVSNLNEEMVTPQSLFTLFGVYGDVQRVKILYNKKDSALIQMSDANQAQLAMSHLNGQKMYGKIIRVTLSKHQTVALPRDGLDDQGLTKDYANSPLHRFKKPGSKNFQNIFPPSATLHLSNIPQDVSEEDLRLLFSNTGGTVKAFKFFQDRKMALIQMSTVEEATQGLIELHNYNMGGSQHLRVSFSKSTI; encoded by the exons AGAGGATCAGACGAGCTGAGTATGTACAACAGTCCCAACTCTGGCATGAGCAGTATCAGTG ATGGCACCTCTAACGGTAGCGACAGCAAAAAGCTTCGGGTGGAGGAGGCCCCGCCGTCCCGCGTGCTCCACATCAGGAAACTGCCGAACGAGGCCTCAGAGACCGAAGTCATCGCCCTCGGTTTACCTTTCGGCAAAGTCACGAATATCCTCACGCTGAAGGGGAAGAACCAG GCATTCTTGGAGATGGGCACAGAAGAGGCGGCCATCACAATGGTCAACTACTACACCACCGTAACCCCTCATGTGCGCAATGTTCCTGTCTTTATTCAGTACTCCAATCACAAGGAGCTGAAAACTGATGCTGGCAACCAG CGGACCCAGGCAGTCCTCCAGGCAGTGTCGGCGGTCCAATCCGGCGGGTCACCAAGCTCAGACGTTCAGGAGGCTCTTGCCGCAGCCTCAAGTCCTGTCTTGAGGATCATCATCGACAACATGTTCTACCCTGTAACGCTGGATGTACTGCAACAG ATTTTCTCGAAGTTCGGCACAGTCATGAAGATAATCACATTCACAAAGAACAATCAGTTCCAGGCGCTTCTGCAGTTCAGTGATCCTGTGAACGCACAGCAGGCCAAACTG GCACTGGATGGCCAGAACATCTACAATTCATGTTGCACACTGCGTATTGACTTCTCTAAGCTGGTCAACCTAAATGTCAAGTACAACAATGATAAGAGCCGTGACTACACGCGACCTGAGCTGCCTGCTGGTGACGGCCAGCCGAGCATTGACCCTACGGTGGCCGCTGCTTTCAGCAAAGACTCCAACTCCCTCCTCGGTAAGATTCCAG GAGCCCTGAACCCCCTGAGTgcggcagctgcagcagcagctgcagcaggaagggTGGCCCTAGCTGGACAGGCGGGGTCCAGCGGGGTTCTGCTGGTCAGCAACCTCAACGAGGAG ATGGTTACGCCCCAAAGTCTGTTTACCCTCTTCG GAGTGTACGGCGATGTCCAGAGGGTGAAAATCTTGTACAATAAGAAAGACAGCGCTCTCATTCAGATGTCGGACGCCAACCAGGCCCAGCTAG CAATGAGCCACTTGAATGGCCAAAAGATGTACGGGAAGATCATCCGGGTGACACTGTCCAAGCACCAGACGGTGGCGCTGCCTCGTGACGGCCTAGACGATCAGGGCCTGACCAAGGACTATGCAAACTCCCCGCTCCATCGCTTTAAGAAACCGGGCTCTAAGAACTTTCAGAACATATTCCCGCCTTCTGCCACCCTCCACCTCTCCAACATCCC ACAAGATGTGTCAGAAGAAGACCTGCGGCTGCTCTTCTCCAACACTGGAGGCACTGTGAAAGCATTCAAGTTTTTCCA GGATCGTAAAATGGCTCTCATCCAGATGTCGACAGTGGAGGAAGCCACCCAGGGTTTAATCGAACTTCACAACTACAACATGGGAGGCAGCCAGCACCTGAGAGTCTCCTTCTCCAAGTCCACCATCTAA
- the LOC117828898 gene encoding polypyrimidine tract-binding protein 2-like isoform X2, with translation MDGISDVAVGVKRGSDELSMYNSPNSGMSSISDGTSNGSDSKKLRVEEAPPSRVLHIRKLPNEASETEVIALGLPFGKVTNILTLKGKNQAFLEMGTEEAAITMVNYYTTVTPHVRNVPVFIQYSNHKELKTDAGNQRTQAVLQAVSAVQSGGSPSSDVQEALAAASSPVLRIIIDNMFYPVTLDVLQQIFSKFGTVMKIITFTKNNQFQALLQFSDPVNAQQAKLALDGQNIYNSCCTLRIDFSKLVNLNVKYNNDKSRDYTRPELPAGDGQPSIDPTVAAAFSKDSNSLLGALNPLSAAAAAAAAAGRVALAGQAGSSGVLLVSNLNEEMVTPQSLFTLFGVYGDVQRVKILYNKKDSALIQMSDANQAQLAMSHLNGQKMYGKIIRVTLSKHQTVALPRDGLDDQGLTKDYANSPLHRFKKPGSKNFQNIFPPSATLHLSNIPQDVSEEDLRLLFSNTGGTVKAFKFFQDRKMALIQMSTVEEATQGLIELHNYNMGGSQHLRVSFSKSTI, from the exons AGAGGATCAGACGAGCTGAGTATGTACAACAGTCCCAACTCTGGCATGAGCAGTATCAGTG ATGGCACCTCTAACGGTAGCGACAGCAAAAAGCTTCGGGTGGAGGAGGCCCCGCCGTCCCGCGTGCTCCACATCAGGAAACTGCCGAACGAGGCCTCAGAGACCGAAGTCATCGCCCTCGGTTTACCTTTCGGCAAAGTCACGAATATCCTCACGCTGAAGGGGAAGAACCAG GCATTCTTGGAGATGGGCACAGAAGAGGCGGCCATCACAATGGTCAACTACTACACCACCGTAACCCCTCATGTGCGCAATGTTCCTGTCTTTATTCAGTACTCCAATCACAAGGAGCTGAAAACTGATGCTGGCAACCAG CGGACCCAGGCAGTCCTCCAGGCAGTGTCGGCGGTCCAATCCGGCGGGTCACCAAGCTCAGACGTTCAGGAGGCTCTTGCCGCAGCCTCAAGTCCTGTCTTGAGGATCATCATCGACAACATGTTCTACCCTGTAACGCTGGATGTACTGCAACAG ATTTTCTCGAAGTTCGGCACAGTCATGAAGATAATCACATTCACAAAGAACAATCAGTTCCAGGCGCTTCTGCAGTTCAGTGATCCTGTGAACGCACAGCAGGCCAAACTG GCACTGGATGGCCAGAACATCTACAATTCATGTTGCACACTGCGTATTGACTTCTCTAAGCTGGTCAACCTAAATGTCAAGTACAACAATGATAAGAGCCGTGACTACACGCGACCTGAGCTGCCTGCTGGTGACGGCCAGCCGAGCATTGACCCTACGGTGGCCGCTGCTTTCAGCAAAGACTCCAACTCCCTCCTCG GAGCCCTGAACCCCCTGAGTgcggcagctgcagcagcagctgcagcaggaagggTGGCCCTAGCTGGACAGGCGGGGTCCAGCGGGGTTCTGCTGGTCAGCAACCTCAACGAGGAG ATGGTTACGCCCCAAAGTCTGTTTACCCTCTTCG GAGTGTACGGCGATGTCCAGAGGGTGAAAATCTTGTACAATAAGAAAGACAGCGCTCTCATTCAGATGTCGGACGCCAACCAGGCCCAGCTAG CAATGAGCCACTTGAATGGCCAAAAGATGTACGGGAAGATCATCCGGGTGACACTGTCCAAGCACCAGACGGTGGCGCTGCCTCGTGACGGCCTAGACGATCAGGGCCTGACCAAGGACTATGCAAACTCCCCGCTCCATCGCTTTAAGAAACCGGGCTCTAAGAACTTTCAGAACATATTCCCGCCTTCTGCCACCCTCCACCTCTCCAACATCCC ACAAGATGTGTCAGAAGAAGACCTGCGGCTGCTCTTCTCCAACACTGGAGGCACTGTGAAAGCATTCAAGTTTTTCCA GGATCGTAAAATGGCTCTCATCCAGATGTCGACAGTGGAGGAAGCCACCCAGGGTTTAATCGAACTTCACAACTACAACATGGGAGGCAGCCAGCACCTGAGAGTCTCCTTCTCCAAGTCCACCATCTAA
- the LOC117828898 gene encoding polypyrimidine tract-binding protein 2-like isoform X3 produces the protein MDGISDVAVGVKRGSDELNGTSNGSDSKKLRVEEAPPSRVLHIRKLPNEASETEVIALGLPFGKVTNILTLKGKNQAFLEMGTEEAAITMVNYYTTVTPHVRNVPVFIQYSNHKELKTDAGNQRTQAVLQAVSAVQSGGSPSSDVQEALAAASSPVLRIIIDNMFYPVTLDVLQQIFSKFGTVMKIITFTKNNQFQALLQFSDPVNAQQAKLALDGQNIYNSCCTLRIDFSKLVNLNVKYNNDKSRDYTRPELPAGDGQPSIDPTVAAAFSKDSNSLLGKIPGALNPLSAAAAAAAAAGRVALAGQAGSSGVLLVSNLNEEMVTPQSLFTLFGVYGDVQRVKILYNKKDSALIQMSDANQAQLAMSHLNGQKMYGKIIRVTLSKHQTVALPRDGLDDQGLTKDYANSPLHRFKKPGSKNFQNIFPPSATLHLSNIPQDVSEEDLRLLFSNTGGTVKAFKFFQDRKMALIQMSTVEEATQGLIELHNYNMGGSQHLRVSFSKSTI, from the exons AGAGGATCAGACGAGCTGA ATGGCACCTCTAACGGTAGCGACAGCAAAAAGCTTCGGGTGGAGGAGGCCCCGCCGTCCCGCGTGCTCCACATCAGGAAACTGCCGAACGAGGCCTCAGAGACCGAAGTCATCGCCCTCGGTTTACCTTTCGGCAAAGTCACGAATATCCTCACGCTGAAGGGGAAGAACCAG GCATTCTTGGAGATGGGCACAGAAGAGGCGGCCATCACAATGGTCAACTACTACACCACCGTAACCCCTCATGTGCGCAATGTTCCTGTCTTTATTCAGTACTCCAATCACAAGGAGCTGAAAACTGATGCTGGCAACCAG CGGACCCAGGCAGTCCTCCAGGCAGTGTCGGCGGTCCAATCCGGCGGGTCACCAAGCTCAGACGTTCAGGAGGCTCTTGCCGCAGCCTCAAGTCCTGTCTTGAGGATCATCATCGACAACATGTTCTACCCTGTAACGCTGGATGTACTGCAACAG ATTTTCTCGAAGTTCGGCACAGTCATGAAGATAATCACATTCACAAAGAACAATCAGTTCCAGGCGCTTCTGCAGTTCAGTGATCCTGTGAACGCACAGCAGGCCAAACTG GCACTGGATGGCCAGAACATCTACAATTCATGTTGCACACTGCGTATTGACTTCTCTAAGCTGGTCAACCTAAATGTCAAGTACAACAATGATAAGAGCCGTGACTACACGCGACCTGAGCTGCCTGCTGGTGACGGCCAGCCGAGCATTGACCCTACGGTGGCCGCTGCTTTCAGCAAAGACTCCAACTCCCTCCTCGGTAAGATTCCAG GAGCCCTGAACCCCCTGAGTgcggcagctgcagcagcagctgcagcaggaagggTGGCCCTAGCTGGACAGGCGGGGTCCAGCGGGGTTCTGCTGGTCAGCAACCTCAACGAGGAG ATGGTTACGCCCCAAAGTCTGTTTACCCTCTTCG GAGTGTACGGCGATGTCCAGAGGGTGAAAATCTTGTACAATAAGAAAGACAGCGCTCTCATTCAGATGTCGGACGCCAACCAGGCCCAGCTAG CAATGAGCCACTTGAATGGCCAAAAGATGTACGGGAAGATCATCCGGGTGACACTGTCCAAGCACCAGACGGTGGCGCTGCCTCGTGACGGCCTAGACGATCAGGGCCTGACCAAGGACTATGCAAACTCCCCGCTCCATCGCTTTAAGAAACCGGGCTCTAAGAACTTTCAGAACATATTCCCGCCTTCTGCCACCCTCCACCTCTCCAACATCCC ACAAGATGTGTCAGAAGAAGACCTGCGGCTGCTCTTCTCCAACACTGGAGGCACTGTGAAAGCATTCAAGTTTTTCCA GGATCGTAAAATGGCTCTCATCCAGATGTCGACAGTGGAGGAAGCCACCCAGGGTTTAATCGAACTTCACAACTACAACATGGGAGGCAGCCAGCACCTGAGAGTCTCCTTCTCCAAGTCCACCATCTAA